In the genome of Aspergillus flavus chromosome 8, complete sequence, one region contains:
- a CDS encoding glycoside hydrolase family 3 C-terminal domain-containing protein, translating into MAPFNLVFKFTVDATKVEETEGPCVGNIAPIYRLNFTGLCIQNDPLALKQGTYSSVFPAGITIAATWDKNIAYERGSQMAAEFRGKGSQVLLGPVAGPLGRSGLGGRNWEGFSPDPYLTGELFTETILGTQDSGVQACAKHYCAAERSGASNILDGPLQNEDGTMIDSVSLNIDDRTMYELYFWPCQNSKALNGYVMLDWGAIYSGAFAINVGKDMDMLGTNLTESVKNGSVLKDRLDDMCRRDKDFLVVDLSNKELNTQAADEYKYNYIYGSVANVDVRGNYGAEIRKQAADGINALPLKPPKQLAVFGNGAGDFTNGMSVFYFNGVAGGGSGSGLFTYLASPLEATKQRAKFREKTLVRYVLNNSAIIEENSPYFAPIVPGRLPCLSESWATEGEDRTSLHSDWNGDEVVEKVTSTCSNTVAVTHSNGVNILPWADHPNVTAILAAHLPGQEAGSSIVDVLWGEVNPSGHLPCTIAKSEYDYSFAPIQNSTTLQNTNDPTAWQSGFEEGVLIDYRATHWESITHFDYYNKSVQYEFGYGLSYTTFSIEKDISLTPLFNGDLSALPADAKIIPGGNPNLWEALYRISITVRNTGEIGATKASPINVLRGFEKVYLQPGESRNVTFQLTRRDISH; encoded by the exons ATGGCCCCCTTCAATCTAGTTTTCAAGTTCACTGTTGACGCAACGAAGGTCGAAGAG ACAGAAGGGCCTTGTGTAGGGAACATTGCGCCCATATACCGTCTCAATTTCACGGGGCTCTGCATACAGAATGACCCCTTAGCATTGAAACAAGGCACTTACTCCTCCGTTTTCCCTGCTGGGATTACCATCGCCGCGACATGGGACAAGAACATTGCATACGAAAGGGGGAGTCAGATGGCTGCCGAGTTCCGGGGCAAGGGGTCCCAGGTTCTTCTTGGGCCTGTTGCTGGGCCTCTTGGTCGGTCGGGTCTGGGCGGAAGAAACTGGGAGGGTTTCTCACCTGATCCTTATTTGACGGGAGAATTGTTCACGGAGACAATTCTTGGTACCCAGGACAGTGGTGTACAGGCATGCGCCAAGCATTATTGCGCAGCGGAGCGAAGCGGAGCTAGCAATATACTGGACGGG CCTTTACAGAACGAAGACGGTACTATGATTGATAGTGTCTCTTTGAATATTGACGATCGCACTATGTATGAGCTCTATTTTTGGCC ATGCCAGAATAGTAAAGCGCTGAATG GGTACGTAATGTTAGACTGGGGCGCTATATATAGCGGGGCGTTTGCTATTAACGTAGGTAAGGATATGGATATGTTGGGTACT AACCTGACTGAGTCTGTAAAGAATGGCTCTGTTTTGAAGGACCGCCTAGACGATATGTGCCGTAGA GATAAGGATTTTCTAGTCGTTGACCTCTCTAATAAAGAGCTTAATACA CAAGCAGCCGATGAGTAcaaatataattatatttatgGATCTGTTGCGAACGTTGACGTCCGCGGTAATTATGGAGCAGAGATCCGCAAACAAGCTGCAGACGGCATT AATGCTCTCCCCTTGAAGCCGCCTAAACAGCTCGCGGTTTTCGGCAATGGCGCTGGGGATTTCACGAATGGCATGTCTGTTTTCTATTTCAATGGCGTCG CAGGCGGGGGCTCTGGATCAGGCCTCTTCACTTACTTAGCCAGTCCTTTGGAGGCAACCAAGCAGCGCGCTAAATTCCGAGAGAAGACTCTTGTGCGATACGTGCTGAACAACAGCGCTATTATCGAAGAGAATAGTCCATA CTTTGCTCCCATCGTCCCCGGACGTCTGCCTTGTCTTTCTGAAAGCTGGGCAACAGAAGGCGAAGACCGCACCTCCCTCCACTCCGACTGGAACGGCGACGAAGTTGTCGAGAAGGTCACGTCCACGTGCTCGAATACGGTAGCTGTAACCCACTCCAACGGCGTCAACATCCTACCCTGGGCAGACCATCCCAATGTAACCGCCATCCTGGCTGCCCACCTTCCAGGCCAAGAAGCCGGCAGCAGCATTGTCGATGTGCTCTGGGGAGAGGTCAACCCGTCGGGCCACCTGCCTTGCACGATCGCAAAGAGCGAATATGACTATTCCTTTGCTCCGATTCAAAATTCTACCACCCTCCAAAACACCAATGATCCGACGGCATGGCAATCTGGTTTTGAAGAAGgggtattgattgattacCGTGC GACACACTGGGAATCCATTACACATTTCgattactataataaatcCGTACAGTACGAATTCGGATACGGTCTTTCGTACACGACTTTTTCAATCGAAAAGGACATCTCCCTCACTCCTCTATTCAATGGTGATTTATCGGCTCTACCGGCGGATGCAAAAATCATCCCTGGAGGAAATCCCAACCTCTGGGAAGCGCTTTACAGAATCTCCATTACCGTGAGAAATACTGGGGAGATTGGAGCTACT AAGGCTTCGCCAATCAATGTTCTCCGGGGGTTTGAGAAGGTGTACCTCCAACCTGGAGAGTCCAGAAATGTCACGTTTCAGTTGACAAGGAGGGATATTAGTCACTGA
- a CDS encoding uncharacterized protein (uncharacterized protein-domain containing protein) — MASSAASQRTESVSSHSYKKSLSNKADPNAALREEQPIANAIGGTSLFSLRSMQHRDAKGEIITDPDRSNPTRPRLERPLDTIRGFEAAIEARRRENAM, encoded by the exons ATGGCATCCAGCGCAGCAAGTCAGCGGACCGAATCGGTCTCCTCCCACAGCTACAAGAAGTCCCTTTCCAATAAGGCCGATCCAAATGCCGCCCTGAGAGAAGAGCAGCCGA TTGCCAATGCCATCGGTGGTACATCCTTGTTCTCTTTGCGATCCATGCAGCATCGCGATGCAAAGGGCGAGATTATCA CCGATCCGGATCGCTCCAACCCGACTCGCCCCCGACTGGAACGACCGCTCGATACCATCCGTGGCTTCGAGGCGGCCATTGAAGCTCGTCGACGAGAGAATGCCATGTAA
- a CDS encoding putative hscarg dehydrogenase, translating to MAPGVKQITIFGATGLQGSSVVHSLLRDQASNFRVRAITRNPLSDKSQALQSLGVEVVRADGWRAHEIQEACSGSWAVFVNTNSDDPIFQNPDGPTEFDLGKSIVDGIVAANVRILVLSSMRPAAEATGGKMNIKTMDMKARIEEYARGTGCFDAVCSIHAGWYYELFLSDIMAQVHQGFPYYPDAEGFLSLHLPRWGDNDAAPFIAIADDFGDLVHGILLDPHKWKDQNIQAVSEARSLEEFVEVFSKATGKKARYVPLPSWKSLGEGVAELEDARLLFAYGELTGGRYFGVEPSSTATARKLKKLAATAQGKDGTSAELTSLASFFAANFGPSSK from the exons ATGGCACCAGGCGTGAAGCAAATCACCATTTTTGGTGCCACGGGGCTTCAGGGCAGCTCGGTGGTGCATTCTCTGCTGAGGGACCAGGCGTCCAATTTTAGGGTTCGGGCCATTACTCGAAATCCGCTCTCCGACAAAAGCCAGGCATTGCAGAGCTTGGGGGTGGAGGTCGTTAGGGCCGATGGCTGGAGGGCCCATGAGATCCAGGAAGCCTGTTCAGGCTCCTGGGCGGTATTTGTGAATACCAACTCGGATGATCCG ATCTTTCAAAATCCGGACGGGCCCACCGAATTCGACCTGGGAAAATCCATTGTGGATGGTATCGTAGCAGCCAACGTAAGAATCCTGGTTCTCAGCTCCATGAGACCCGCAGCGGAAGCCACAGGGGGGAAGATGAATATTAAGACCATGGACA TGAAGGCTCGCATCGAAGAGTATGCCAGAGGAACGGGTTGTTTTGATGCGGTCTGTTCCATTCACGCCGGATGGTACTATGAGCTTTTTCTCTCCGACATAATGGCCCAGGTCCATCAGGGCTTTCCATACTACCCGGATGCCGAGGGCTTCTTGAGTCTGCATCTTCCCCGGTGGGGAGACAATGACGCGGCTCCATTTATCGCCATTGCGGATGACTTTGGCGACCTGGTGCACGGAATCCTGCTCGATCCCCACAAATGGAAGGACCAGAACATCCAAGCTGTCAGTGAGGCTCGATCGCTGGAAGAATTCGTGGAAGTCTTCTCCAAAG CAACTGGGAAGAAAGCACGATACGTTCCTTTGCCCTCGTGGAAGTCCTTGGGGGAGGGAGTGgctgagctggaggatgCGCGGTTGCTGTTTGCGTATGGAGAACTTACTGGGGGTCGTTATTTCGGAGTCGAGCCTTCGTCCACCGCTACAGCACGGAAACTGAAGAAACTAGCAGCGACTGCCCAGGGGAAAGATGGAACCAGCGCGGAACTAACTTCGTtggcctccttctttgcCGCGAATTTCGGTCCGAGCTCGAAATAA
- a CDS encoding putative 1,3-beta-glucanosyltransferase (unnamed protein product): MKLSWAVGAALLGTAVADVDPIVIKGSKFFYSSNNTQFYIRGVAYQQDYSSNGTTNGTSSYKDPLADATACKRDVPIMQELNTNTIRVYAIDPTSDHTECMQLLADAGIYVVSDLSDPTQSIDRSDPTWETTLYSRYTAVIDELAQYNNTLGFFAGNEVSNTVATTDASAFVKAAVRDMKSYIKQKGYRTMGVGYATNDDSTIRVNMADYFNCESEEDSIDFWGYNIYSWCGDSSYSASGYKDRTEEFANYSVPVFFAEYGCNEVQPRQFTEVDALFGDNMNGVWSGGIVYMYFQETNDYGLVSIVDSTSVSKLADFTSYSKHIASATPSGVNKASYTPTNTALQSCPAVDSDWRATQTPLPPTPNENLCECMSDAAACVVKDSVSSDDYADLFSLICGYTTCSGVSSNATTGSYGAYGMCSPKQQLNFLLNKYYTEQNSASSACSFGGSATVTSTTKATGTCASLMSQAGTAGTGTVTSQPTGTSGSSASSSTSSGLAPTTGSTMVVVGSVQLGAYIVTAVCAALFMIML; the protein is encoded by the exons ATGAAGCTTTCGTGGGCAGTGGGAGCGGCCCTGTTGGGCACCGCTGTGGCCGATGTTGACCCTATCGTCATCAAGGGTTCCAAATTTTTCTACTCGAGTAACAATACCCAATT CTACATTCGTGGTGTTGCCTATCAAC AGGACTACTCCAGCAACGGTACCACCAATGGCACTAGCAGCTACAAGGACCCCTTGGCCGATGCTACAGCTTGCAAGCGTGACGTGCCCATCATGCAGGAACTGAACACTAACACAATTCGGGTCTACGCCATCGACCCGACTTCCGACCATACCGAGTGCATGCAGTTGCTGGCCGATGCAGGTATCTACGTGGTCTCGGATCTCTCTGATCCCACTCAGTCCATCGACCGGAGCGATCCCACTTGGGAAACTACTCTTTACTCTCGCTACACAGCCGTCATCGATGAGCTGGCTCAGTATAATAACACTTTGGGTTTCTTTGCGGGTAACGAAGTCTCCAACACAGTGGCCACGACGGATGCTAGCGCGTTTGTCAAGGCAGCTGTCCGTGACATGAAATCCTACATCAAGCAGAAAGGCTACCGCACCATGGGTGTTGGATATGCCACTAACGATGACTCTACTATCCGGGTGAATATGGCCGACTACTTCAACTGCGAAAGCGAAGAGGACAGCATCGACTTCTGGGGCTATAACATCTACTCCTGGTGTGGTGACTCGTCATACTCAGCTTCTGGCTACAAGGACCGCACAGAAGAGTTCGCTAACTACTCTGTTCCTGTCTTCTTCGCTGAGTATGGCTGTAACGAGGTCCAGCCTCGTCAGTTCACCGAAGTTGACGCCCTGTTCGGTGACAATATGAATGGCGTGTGGTCTGGCGGTATTGTTTACATGTACTTCCAAGAAACCAACGATTACG GTCTCGTTTCCATCGTCGACAGCACTAGTGTCAGCAAGCTTGCCGACTTCACCTCCTACTCGAAGCACATCGCCAGCGCCACCCCCTCTGGTGTGAACAAAGCCTCCTACACCCCTACCAACACTGCCCTGCAAAGCTGCCCGGCCGTCGACAGCGACTGGAGAGCCACCCAGACCCCCTTGCCTCCTACCCCGAACGAAAACCTGTGTGAGTGCATGTCTGACGCCGCCGCCTGTGTTGTGAAGGACTCCGTCTCCAGTGACGACTATGCCGACCTGTTCTCTCTGATCTGTGGATACACTACATGCTCGGGCGTGTCCAGTAACGCCACCACTGGAAGCTACGGCGCCTACGGCATGTGCAGCCCCAAACAGCAGCTCAACTTCCTCCTCAACAAGTACTACACCGAACAGAACTCTGCTTCATCGGCCTGTAGCTTCGGTGGCTCGGCCACTGTGACCTCGACCACGAAGGCGACTGGCACTTGCGCCAGCCTGATGAGCCAGGCTGGTACTGCCGGTACGGGTACTGTCACTTCTCAGCCCACCGGTACCTCCGGGTCGTctgcctcttcttccacctctTCTGGTTTGGCTCCTACCACGGGTAGCACTATGGTGGTTGTTGGATCTGTTCAGCTGGGCGCATACATTGTGACTGCCGTGTGCGCTGCATTGTTTATGATTATGCTGTAA
- a CDS encoding trihydroxytoluene oxygenase: MIVRELPAPAQGASIADITAIGPDQESVASWRKRCNIDTGKQIRLVKLSHMRYQHPDLDEITVFLQDFGMEVVKRTADQIWYRGYGTDQYVYYAQKGEKKFLGGTFEVESYQELEKAAQLPGAGEIQDLSESPGGGHLLTLSDPEGFPVNLIYGQEPREAGEYPTSIIVNTDSEKPRIRKFQRFNPGPAAVHKLGHFGLCVQKFDELVDFYTTNFNIVPSDFLYVEKDGQKKNVALFAHIDRGTDYVDHHSFFLSTNPTSHVHHCSFEVHDIDTQHLGHQYLNGKGYESVWGVGRHILGSQIFDYWWDTTGNMVEHYADGDLINEETPIGYGPAGDESLAVWGPEVPSWFLN, translated from the exons ATGATCGTG CGCGAACTACCCGCCCCGGCCCAGGGGGCCTCGATTGCCGATATTACCGCCATCGGCCCAGACCAAGAGTCGGTCGCATCCTGGAGGAAGCGATGCAATATCGATACCGGGAAGCAGATCCGACTGGTTAAACTGTCACACATGCGGTACCAGCATCCGGACTTAGATGAGATTACGGTGTTCCTGCAGGACTTTGGAATGGAGGTGGTGAAGAGGACGGCTGATCAGATTTGGTACCGGGGGTATGGCACTGATCAATATGTGTATTATGCAcagaagggagagaagaagttcTTAGGGGGCACGTTTGAGGTGGAATCATATCAGGAATTAGAGAA AGCTGCACAACTGCCTGGTGCTGGGGAAATTCAAGACTTGTCAGAGTCGCCTGGTGGAGGACATTTGCTGACTCTGAGTGACCCGGAGGGATTTCCTGTCAACCTGATCTACGGCCAAGAGCCACGCGAGGCTGGAGAATATCCGACGAGCATTATTGTGAATACAGACTCTGAGAAACCACGGATTCGCAAATTCCAGCGCTTTAATCCGGGTCCAGCGGCGGTTCATAAG CTCGGACACTTCGGGCTCTGTGTTCAGAAGTTCGACGAATTAGTAGACTTCTACACTACGAACTTCAATATCGTGCCGAGTGACTTTCTGTACGTTGAGAAGGACGgtcagaaaaagaatgtcGCTCTCTTCGCACATATCGACCGTGGAACCGACTATGTCGATCATcacagcttcttcttgaGCACGAACCCGACGTCCCATGTTCATCATTGCTCCTTTGAGGTCCACGACATTGATACGCAGCATCTTGGTCATCAGTACCTGAATGGGAAAGGATACGAATCGGTTTGGGGCGTGGGGAGACATATCCTAGGCTCCCAAATCTTTGACTACTGGTGGGATACCACTGGTAATATGGTGGAACACTATGCAGATGGTGATTTGATTAATGAGGAGACTCCGATTGGGTATGGGCCTGCCGGGGATGAGTCGTTGGCGGTTTGGGGACCTGAGGTCCCGTCGTGGTTCTTGAACTAG
- a CDS encoding 2-nitropropane dioxygenase has translation MTFEPKIQTPLTKILGIPHPVMLAGMGVSAGPPLAAAVTNAGGIGVLGGFSATPDRLRELIHELKELLVDKNAPFGVDLLIPKIGGGARKTNYDYMNGQLDALITVCIEEKAKVFVSAIGIPPKHVIDRLHANGILYMNMIGHPKHVAKCVEAGVDILGAQGSEGGGHTGNIPTGILVTSVAKLVRGVKSKFTDVDVQVVAAGGIVHGENLAAAIMMGASGVWMGTRFLLAKEATVASAFQEAVRTAGYDDTIRTVIYSGRPLRIKKTAYVLNWEENRQAEIKELTGRGILPVAHDAEQHPEDDEILDNIVPYLMGVAAAQIDSVMPARDIVNEVVNEAAARLIAGTQALVTKPKL, from the exons ATGACCTTTGAACCGAAAATCCAAACCCCTCTCACCAAAATCCTGGGCATCCCGCACCCGGTTATGCTGGCGGGCATGGGCGTGTCGGCTGGACCACCTTTAGCAGCTGCAGTCACAAATGCAGGCGGCATCGGTGTGCTCGGTGGATTCAGCGCGACGCCCGATCGACTGCGCGAACTTATCCATGAGCTCAAGGAGTTGCTCGTTGATAAGAATGCGCCGTTTGGAGTTGATTTGCTGATCCCCAAGATTGGCGGTGGTGCGCGAAAGACGAA CTACGACTACATGAACGGCCAACTCGACGCGCTGATAACCGTGTGCattgaagaaaaagcgaaagTGTTTGTCTCGGCAATTGGGATTCCACCCAAACACGTCATCGACCGTTTACACGCGAACGGAATTCTCTACATGAACATGATCGGGCACCCGAAGCACGTCGCTAAATGCGTTGAGGCGGGCGTTGATATCCTCGGCGCGCAGGGTTCCGAGGGCGGAGGGCATACGGGGAATATACCGACGGGTATTCTAGTTACTAGCGTTGCCAAGTTAGTGCGCGGGGTGAAGAGTAAGTTTACTGATGTGGATGTGCAGGTTGTGGCCGCTGGGGGGATTGTTCATGGGGAGAATCTGGCGGCGGCGATTATGATGGGTGCATCTGGGGTCTGGATGGGCACCAGGTTCCTTTTAGCTAAGGAGGCCACGGTTGCCAGCGCGTTTCAGGAGGCGGTGCGCACCGCGGGGTATGATGATACCATTCGGACGGTTATTTATTCG GGTCGACCACTCAGGATTAAGAAGACAGCCTATGTGCTTAACTGGGAGGAGAACCGCCAGGCTGAGATTAAGGAACTCACTGGACGGGGTATCTTACCTGTGGCACACGATGCTGAGCAACAtcctgaagatgacgagaTCCTTGACAACATAGTCCCATATCTAATGGGCGTTGCCGCTGCGCAGATTGACTCGGTGATGCCTGCTCGAGATATTGTAAACGAGGTGGTCAATGAGGCAGCCGCAAGGCTGATTGCGGGCACTCAAGCTCTGGTTACGAAGCCGAAGCTCTAG
- a CDS encoding 2-keto-4-pentenoate hydratase (fumarylacetoacetate hydrolase, putative) yields the protein MSWTHLIRFIAVEDSQEHLGQLVDTTRDIGKDSVNGVEIAAYLIDGTIFDGRVSTTVMHVKQLLSPVTKEQCSYIRCLGLNYLDHAKEANMALPTVPVMFTKPRTALANPYPATINIPKCAQDETSDYEAELCVVIGKTGRDIPEEEALDYVLGYTASNDVSARALQFATSQWSFSKGLDGSCPVGPVLVSSSVIKDPQTLSIKAIHNGSVLQDGHTKEMLFSIKKQISYLSQGTTLEAGTIFLTGTPAGIGFTREPRIVLKDGDEINVEIENIGTLINKVRYE from the exons ATGTCCTGGACTCACCTCATCCGCTTCATTGCTGTCGAAGATAGCCAAGAGCATCTTGGTCAGTTAGTCGATACCACTCGCGATATTGGTAAAGATAGCGTCAATGGCGTTGAAATCGCAGCCTATCTTATCGATGGGACGATCTTTGACGGGCGCGTATCCACGACCGTGATGCACGTTAAGCAG CTTCTCTCCCCAGTCACCAAAGAACAGTGTAGTTACATCCGTTGTCTGGGCCTGAACTACCTCGACCACGCCAAAGAAGCCAACATGGCGCTCCCCACTGTCCCCGTTATGTTCACCAAGCCTCGTACCGCACTAGCCAACCCGTACCCCGCTACGATTAATATCCCCAAGTGTGCGCAGGATGAAACGAGTGATTACGAGGCAGAGCTCTGCGTCGTTATTGGAAAGACAGGCCGCGATATCCCTGAAGAGGAAGCACTAGATTATGTTCTGGGTTATACAGCGTCCAACGACGTTTCGGCAAGGGCTCTGCAATTCGCGACTTCGCAGTGGTCGTTTTCGAAGGGGTTAGACGGGAGTTGCCCTGTCG GACCCGTTCTTGTTTCGTCTTCCGTCATCAAGGACCCGCAGACGTTGTCCATTAAGGCGATTCATAATGGGAGCGTCCTGCAGGATGGCCATACCAAGGAAATGCTGTTTTCGATCAAGAAGCAGATCTCCTATCTATCTCAGGGCACGACCCTGGAAGCTGGCACAATCTTCCTGACGGGCACTCCGGCTGGAATTGGCTTCACCCGGGAGCCCAGAATTGTGCTGAAGGATGGTGATGAGATCAATGTCGAAATTGAGAACATTGGCACGTTGATCAACAAGGTGCGGTATGAATAG
- a CDS encoding N2227-like protein-domain-containing protein, with product MAVTPQSQQSVLAVLKPEFQKRNFGLFKSLKEYEICSVAGKCICYDTPTFKRVIARDVAGIKQYLEWGLDLRRHTLWNHNGHITEENVFTVGWHFGSVVTLCDAVVLGGYSDKAMRFVDIVGSNMVASLSKVSMFEAFRRLNAGALKRLIEAGLPLTIGEDINNTVLHVALDNRDASAVLELILPLTPELYNETNTDNETVLGRAIPLPSMDALRPLIKVDGISPSSNGRRLSPLYIAASTPRDRITHVFVTNITLIDPTESRQQEEYSRLQARLQRSTGSSDTSHPRQRLLTALHAFHRYKERNLAETKRWRDWYKKIPKKQRSIVESTVKYTRKLNTVEHLFETNERLAHEIVKHGMQFYNISQTELDQFVKENEKQGINTDKTSVSQAMKHFVRDWADEGHDERQDAFPCILGSLANMSRTFEHPLRVLLPGAGLGRLAHEVNALGGFEVTMNEWSMYMNLAYRYLSSLSSVNSKTFHPHIDWWSHHATTADLQRSVSFPDTLASPSVLLVEGDFTTAFAEDTGKYDVIVTLFFIDTARNLVSYFENIHRLLRPGGQWINLGPLLYGSAPFLQLSLDEIVALTEHIGFKFQETDPSCGGITIPGLTVRGKEVAYARNGKGLSKNAYQAQFWVARKN from the exons ATGGCCGTAACTCCCCAGTCACAGCAAAGTGTCCTAGCTGTCCTTAAACCCGAATTTCAGAAGCGGAACTTTGGCCTCTTCAAGAGTCTCAAAGAGTATGAGATCTGCAGCGTGGCAGGGAAGTGTATCTGCTATGATACGCCTACTTTTAAGCGAGTAATAGCACGCGATGTGGCCGGTATAAAACAATACCTCGAATGGGGGCTTGATCTGCGACGTCACACCCTGTGGAACCA TAATGGACACATCACGGAAGAGAATGTTTTCACAGTTGGGTGGCATTTCGGTAGTGTGGTAACCCTCTGTGACGCGGTGGTTCTTGGAGGATACAGCGACAAGGCCATGCGCTTCGTTGATATAGTGGGATCGAACATGGTTGCCTCCCTGAGTAAAGTTTCTATGTTTGAAGCATTCCGTCGCTTGAACGCGGGTGCGCTCAAACGCCTTATTGAAGCTGGCCTTCCACTTACTATTGGGGAGGACATCAACAACACAGTGCTTCATGTTGCACTTGATAACCGGGATGCGTCCGCTGTGCTAGAGCTCATTTTACCTCTAACACCCGAGCTTTACAACGAAACCAATACGGATAACGAAACAGTCCTCGGCCGGGCGATTCCGCTCCCATCCATGGACGCTCTTCGCCCCCTTATCAAGGTGGATGGTATCTCTCCGTCATCTAATGGTCGTCGCCTGTCGCCATTGTACATCGCGGCTTCTACACCACGGGAT AGAATAACACACGTCTTCGTGACAAACATCACCCTCATTGATCCGACTGAGTCGCgtcagcaagaagaatacTCGCGACTACAAGCTCGACTTCAACGCTCCACTGGATCATCGGATACATCACATCCACGACAGAGGTTGCTCACAGCTCTCCATGCCTTCCATCGCTACAAAGAGCGCAATCTAGCTGAGACAAAGCGATGGCGGGATTGGTATAAGAAAATCCCTAAGAAACAGCGCTCG ATTGTCGAATCCACGGTTAAATATACCCGTAAACTGAATACAGTCGAACACCTTTTTGAGACAAACGAGCGACTGGCGCATGAGATCGTCAAGCATGGGATGCAATTCTATAACATTTCCCAAACTGAATTGGACCAGTTCGTcaaggagaatgagaagcaGGGTATCAACACCGACAAAACGAGTGTCTCGCAGGCGATGAAGCATTTCGTGCGCGATTGGGCTGATGAAGGGCACGACGAGCGGCAGGACGCATTCCCTTGCATTCTAGGTTCTCTTGCAAATATGTCGAGAACATTCGAGCATCCGTTGCGGGTGTTATTGCCTGGAGCAGGCCTGGGACGACTGGCGCATGAGGTTAATGCACTAGGTG GCTTCGAGGTAACCATGAACGAATGGTCCATGTACATGAACCTCGCATATCGATATCTATCCAGCCTTTCGAGTGTCAACAGCAAGACTTTCCATCCGCATATCGATTGGTGGTCGCATCACGCGACGACTGCTGATCTGCAGCGTTCTGTCTCGTTTCCAGATACACTGGCTAGTCCCTCTGTCCTCCTGGTAGAAGGCGACTTCACTACGGCATTTGCAGAAGATACGGGAAAGTATGACGTGATTGTCACATTGTTTTTCATTGATACTGCGCGGAACTTGGTTTCGTATTTCGAAAATATCCATCGATTACTCCGCCCTGGGGGGCAGTGGATCAACCTGGGTCCATTGTTATACGGAAGTGCGCCCTTTTTGCAGCTCTCATTGGATGAGATTGTGGCTTTAACCGAGCACATTGGGTTTAAGTTTCAGGAGACGGACCCATCTTGCGGGGGTATAACAATACCTGGGTTGACAGTTCGTGGCAAGGAGGTGGCTTACGCCCGCAATGGGAAGGGGCTGAGTAAAAATGCATATCAGGCACAATTTTGGGTTGCCCGGAAGAATTGA
- a CDS encoding phytanoyl-CoA dioxygenase family protein, which yields MHQFHLHSVEARTAPVSQVIDLLTVNGGVIVRNLVDQNTLAQVSRDVTPHFDKFWEGGIFTSKSRVVTGLAVKSTAFIEHIACNPLFLEVCDRLLASTYTCWYGDEQVAFTSAPQINAAIAISNSPGNEAQKLHRDDMGFHHTLPGIAPEAYTPGRDVGVGLFVAATRTTKENGATRFIPGSHLWDTSHRPDEGLTVPVEMQPGDAFIMLASCFHAGSANVSQEDRTIYSTFLTKGFLRQEENQYLTVTKEQLQKYPSTVAKRLGFTPSDPFHGWVDLKSPLEALGLEESSK from the exons ATGCACCAATTTCACCTACACTCCGTCGAGGCCCGAACAGCTCCGGTCAGCCAGGTTATAGACCTGCTCACAGTGAATGGGGGCGTTATAGTACGCAATCTGGTCGACCAGAATACACTCGCCCAGGTCTCGCGCGATGTCACTCCGCATTTCGACAAATTCTGGGAAGGGGGTATCTTCACTAGCAAGTCCCGGGTTGTGACCGGGCTTGCAGTCAAGTCCACCGCATTTATCGAACACATCGCGTGCAATCCACTGTTCTTGGAAGTATGTGACCGCCTCCTTGCGTCAACCTACACATGTTGGTATGGCGACGAGCAGGTAGCTTTCACCTCAGCTCCCCAAATCAACGCCGCCATTGCCATTTCCAATAGCCCGGGCAATGAAGCACAGAAGCTGCATCGTGACGACATGGGTTTCCATCATACTCTTCCGGGGATTGCCCCTGAGGCGTATACACCGGGCCGCGATGTCGGGGTTGGACTCTTCGTCGCCGCGACGCGAACCACCAAGGAGAATGGCGCCACTCGCTTTATCCCAGGCTCACACTTGTGGGATACCTCCCACCGCCCCGACGAAGGATTGACCGTGCCTGTAGAGATGCAGCCTGGCGACGCCTTCATCATGCTGGCCTCCTGCTTTCACGCAGGCTCGGCCAACGTATCCCAGGAGGACCGTACGATCTATTCGACTTTTCTGACCAAGGGATTTTTGAGACAA GAAGAGAACCAGTACCTGACGGTAACCAAAGAACAATTGCAGAAATACCCTTCGACTGTAGCAAAGAGACTCGGATTTACGCCCAGCGATCCCTTTCATGGCTGGGTTGATTTGAAAAGTCCACTGGAGGCATTGGGTTTGGAAGAGTCCTCAAAGTGA